From a single Prosthecobacter algae genomic region:
- a CDS encoding glutamine--tRNA ligase/YqeY domain fusion protein yields MSDAPAAAPASLDFIREMIAADVAAQRNDGWVITRFPPEPNGYLHIGHAKSICLNFGLSLENAPKARCHLRFDDTNPTKEEVEYVDSIQEDVKWLGFDWGDHLFYASDYFEKLYGFAVQLIEKGLAYVDDQTPEEMRATRGTLTSPGTASPYRDRSPAENLDLFARMRAGEFEEGSRVLRAKIDMASPNMNMRDPAIYRILRAHHHRTGDAWCIYPMYDYAHPLSDALEGITHSLCTLEFEHHRPLYEWLIANVSGLPGQPYQREFARLNLTNTVMSKRKLLRLVKEGLVNGWDDPRMPTISGIRRRGYTPSAIRTFCKTIGLTKYPSLTELTLLEHCVREDLNKHAQRVYGVIRPIKVVLTNYPEGQVEHVELVNNPENEADGKRQVPLSRELFIDADDFMETPIQGFHRLVPGGEVRLKYAFCIICQEVIKDEAGNIVELRCTYDDATRHGVKPVGRPKVKGTIHWVSAAHALDVEVRLYDKLFLDEQPEEAAGEDGDFTQLISPQSLEVVTAKLEPSVAEAKPGTHYQFERVGYFYTDPKDSLPGKPVFNRTVALKDGFVKAK; encoded by the coding sequence ATGTCTGACGCCCCTGCTGCCGCCCCTGCCTCCCTGGATTTCATCCGCGAAATGATCGCTGCCGATGTGGCTGCTCAGCGCAATGACGGCTGGGTCATCACCCGCTTTCCGCCGGAGCCGAATGGCTATCTGCACATCGGCCATGCAAAGAGCATCTGCCTGAACTTCGGCCTCAGCCTGGAAAACGCCCCCAAGGCGCGCTGCCACCTGCGCTTTGACGATACCAATCCTACGAAAGAAGAAGTGGAGTATGTGGACAGCATCCAGGAGGATGTGAAATGGCTGGGCTTTGACTGGGGTGACCATCTTTTCTACGCTAGCGACTATTTTGAGAAGCTCTACGGCTTCGCGGTCCAGCTCATCGAAAAAGGTCTCGCCTATGTGGATGACCAGACGCCGGAAGAAATGCGCGCTACACGCGGCACGCTGACTTCACCCGGCACGGCCAGCCCCTATCGTGACCGTTCACCTGCCGAGAATCTGGATCTTTTTGCCCGGATGCGCGCCGGGGAGTTTGAAGAAGGCAGCCGGGTTTTGCGGGCCAAGATCGACATGGCATCGCCGAACATGAACATGCGTGATCCGGCGATCTACCGCATCCTGCGCGCGCATCATCACCGCACTGGCGATGCTTGGTGCATCTACCCGATGTATGACTATGCGCATCCGTTGAGCGATGCGCTGGAAGGCATCACCCACAGTCTTTGCACCCTGGAGTTTGAGCATCATCGCCCCTTGTATGAATGGTTGATCGCCAATGTCAGCGGCCTGCCGGGGCAGCCTTACCAGCGTGAATTTGCCCGCCTGAACCTGACCAACACAGTGATGAGCAAGCGCAAGCTGCTGCGTCTGGTGAAGGAAGGTCTCGTCAATGGCTGGGATGATCCGCGCATGCCGACGATCAGCGGGATCCGCCGCCGTGGCTACACCCCATCGGCCATCCGGACATTTTGCAAAACGATCGGCCTAACCAAATATCCTTCCCTGACGGAGCTGACGCTTCTGGAGCATTGTGTGCGTGAGGACCTGAACAAGCACGCCCAGCGCGTGTATGGGGTGATCCGCCCGATCAAGGTGGTGCTGACGAACTACCCTGAAGGCCAGGTGGAGCATGTGGAGCTGGTGAACAATCCGGAAAACGAAGCCGACGGCAAACGTCAGGTGCCGCTGAGCCGTGAACTGTTTATTGATGCCGATGACTTCATGGAAACACCGATCCAGGGTTTCCACCGTCTGGTGCCGGGTGGGGAAGTGCGTCTGAAGTATGCCTTCTGCATCATCTGCCAGGAAGTCATCAAGGATGAAGCAGGCAACATTGTCGAGCTTCGCTGCACCTATGACGATGCTACCCGTCATGGCGTGAAGCCGGTGGGGCGGCCGAAGGTCAAAGGCACCATCCATTGGGTCAGTGCTGCGCATGCCTTGGATGTGGAAGTGCGTCTCTACGACAAGCTTTTCTTGGACGAGCAGCCGGAAGAGGCCGCCGGAGAAGACGGCGACTTTACGCAACTCATCAGCCCTCAGTCCTTGGAGGTCGTGACGGCCAAGCTTGAGCCTTCCGTGGCCGAGGCCAAACCCGGCACGCACTATCAGTTTGAGCGCGTGGGCTACTTCTACACCGACCCCAAAGACAGTCTGCCCGGCAAGCCTGTGTTTAACCGCACAGTGGCGCTGAAGGACGGGTTTGTGAAAGCCAAGTAA